A stretch of Garra rufa chromosome 11, GarRuf1.0, whole genome shotgun sequence DNA encodes these proteins:
- the LOC141345237 gene encoding dual specificity mitogen-activated protein kinase kinase 1-like has translation MQKRRKPEPIQLNPIPDGNTINGTGATETNLEALQKKLEELELDEQQKKRLEAFLTQKQKVGELKDDDFEKICELGAGNGGVVFKVLHRPSGFIMARKLIHLEIKPAIRNQIIRELQVLHECNSPYIVGFYGAFYSDGEISICMENMDGGSLDQCLKKAGKIPEQILGKVSIAVIKGLSYLREKHKIMHRDVKPSNILVNSRGEIKLCDFGVSGQLIDSMANSFVGTRSYMSPERLQGTHYSVQSDIWSMGLSLVEMAIGRFPIPPPDARELEQIFGQPLEGDPSVSDTSPKPRPPGRPGSSYGPDSRPPMAIFELLDYIVNEPPPKLPSIFGAEFQDFVNKCLIKNPAERADLKQLMVHPFIKNSEAEEVDFAGWLCSTIGLNQPATPTHSVGM, from the exons AACAAATCTGGAAGCTCTGCAGAAGAAACTAGAGGAACTGGAGCTGGATGAGCAGCAGAAGAAACGCCTAGAGGCTTTCCTCACCCAGAAGCAGAAGGTCGGAGAGTTAAAAGACGATGACTTTGAGAAGATCTGTGAGTTGGGTGCAGGCAATGGAGGTGTGGTCTTCAAGGTCTTACACAGACCCTCAGGCTTCATCATGGCCAGGAAG TTGATCCACCTAGAGATCAAGCCAGCAATAAGAAATCAGATCATCAGAGAGCTGCAGGTTCTGCATGAGTGTAACTCGCCCTACATAGTGGGCTTCTACGGAGCTTTCTACAGTGATGGAGAGATCAGCATCTGCATGGAGAACATG GATGGTGGCTCGCTGGACCAGTGCCTGAAGAAAGCTGGCAAGATTCCAGAACAAATACTGGGCAAAGTTAGCATTGCG GTGATAAAAGGCCTGTCCTACCTGCGGGAGAAACACAAGATTATGCACAGAG atgtaaagcCATCTAACATACTGGTGAACTCACGTGGTGAGATCAAGTTGTGTGACTTTGGTGTGAGTGGACAGCTCATTGACTCCATGGCCAATTCGTTCGTGGGCACCAGGTCCTACATGAGT CCTGAACGCCTTCAAGGGACTCACTACTCTGTCCAGTCTGACATATGGAGCATGGGTCTCTCTCTGGTGGAGATGGCCATCGGACGCTTCCCTATCCCACCGCCCGATGCCAGAGAGCTGGAGCAAATCTTTGGTCAGCCCCTTGAGGGGGACCCCTCAGTCAGCGACACCTCCCCTAAACCCAGGCCTCCTGGTCGACCCGGCAGCT CATACGGTCCTGACAGCAGACCTCCCATGGCTATATTTGAGCTGCTTGACTATATTGTCAATGAG cCACCTCCCAAGCTACCCAGCATCTTTGGTGCAGAATTTCAAGACTTTGTTAACAAATG TTTAATAAAAAATCCAGCAGAAAGAGCGGACCTTAAGCAACTGATG GTCCATCCCTTCATAAAGAACTCAGAGGCAGAGGAGGTTGACTTTGCTGGTTGGTTATGCAGCACCATTGGGCTAAACCAGCCAGCAACTCCAACTCACAGTGTGGGAATGTGA
- the LOC141346105 gene encoding lactase-like protein isoform X1, whose translation MMLSHRVGRACHVLVLVLCLSAAEDFNWSANNHDSFYYGTFPNGFSWGAGSSAYQTEGAWDKDGKGLSIWDVFTHKKGKTFLNDTGDSSCEGYYRIKDDISLMNELNLNHYRFSISWPRIMPTGIRSDHVNEKGVKYYGALIDELLEHNITPIVTLYHWDLPQVLQEKYGGWQNISMINYFNDFANLCFERYGDRVKHWITFNNPWSVAVEGYETGEHAPGLKLKGTGAYRAAHHIIKAHAKVWHTYDTQWRQKQRGMVGISLSGDWGEPVDITNKKDIEAAERYVQFYIGWFATPIFHGDYPQVMKDFIGRKSAQQGLGTSRLPTFSSQEKSYIKGTSDFLGVGHFTTRYITQKSFPSNRGSTYFSDRDIAELVDPRWPDPGSEWLYSVPWGFRRLLNFIKTQYGNPTIFVTENGVSEKMLCTELCDDWRIQYYKGYINEMLKAIRDGVNVKGYTAWSLLDKFEWDEGYSERFGLYYVDFRNKNKPRYPKASVQFYKRIIKSNGFPNQREVENWKRKATETCSTSNQLLAAEEQRNTAANILRLIHDPLTSHMEMVTEVVVPTVCTLCILISAVFLMFLLRKRN comes from the exons ATGATGCTGTCACACCGAGTTGGACGAGCGTGTCATGTGCTTGTGCTGGTGTTGTGTCTGTCTGCGGCTGAGGACTTCAACTGGTCAGCGAACAACCACGACTCCTTCTATTATGGCACTTTTCCAAATG GATTTTCGTGGGGCGCCGGCAGTTCAGCCTATCAAACAGAAGGAGCCTGGGACAAAGATGGGAAAGGACTGAGCATCTGGGACGTGTTCACTCATAAGAAGGGAAAGACGTTTTTGAATGATACTGGAGACTCTTCATGTGAGGGATACTACAGAATCAAG GATGATATTTCACTGATGAACGAGCTGAATCTAAATCACTATCGGTTCTCCATCTCCTGGCCCAGGATCATGCCAACTGGAATCAGGT CTGACCATGTGAATGAGAAAGGAGTGAAGTACTATGGTGCTCTTATTGATGAGCTGCTTGAACACAACATCACCCCCATTGTGACCCTTTATCATTGGGACCTACCACAG GTTTTGCAGGAGAAATATGGTGGATGGCAGAACATCAGCATGATTAATTATTTCAACGACTTTGCCAATCTTTGCTTTGAACGCTATGGGGACCGTGTCAAGCACTGGATAACTTTTAATAACCCATGG TCAGTGGCAGTGGAGGGGTATGAAACTGGAGAACATGCTCCAGGACTGAAGCTTAAAGGCACAGGGGCCTACAGAGCAGCTCACCACATCATTAAG GCACATGCTAAGGTTTGGCACACTTACGATACTCAGTGGCGACAGAAACAAAGAG GTATGGTGGGCATTTCACTGTCTGGGGACTGGGGAGAGCCTGTAGATATCACTAACAAGAAGGACATTGAGGCTGCAGAGAGATATGTCCAGTTTTACATAGGCTGGTTTGCTACACCCATCTTTCATGGAGATTATcctcaagtgatgaaggatttcaTAG GGAGGAAAAGCGCACAGCAGGGTTTGGGAACGTCTCGCCTTCCCACCTTTTCTTCTCAGGAGAAGAGTTACATCAAAGGCACCTCTGACTTTCTAGGAGTGGGGCACTTCACCACACGCTACATTACCCAAAAGAGCTTTCCTTCCAACCGTGGCTCCACCTACTTCTCAGATCGGGACATAGCAGAGCTGGTTGACCCACGTTGGCCTGATCCTGGTTCGGAGTGGCTCTACTCGGTTCCTTGGGGCTTCCGCCGTCTGCTCAACTTTATAAAG ACTCAATATGGAAACCCCACGATCTTCGTCACTGAGAACGGGGTCTCAGAGAAGATGTTGTGCACAGAACTGTGTGATGACTGGAGGATACAGTATTACAAGGGTTACATCAATGAGATGCTCAAAG CTATCAGGGATGGAGTGAATGTGAAGGGCTACACCGCTTGGTCTCTTCTGGACAAGTTTGAGTGGGATGAGGGCTATTCAGAGAGGTTCGGCCTGTACTATGTGGACTTCAGGAACAAAAATAAGCCTCGCTACCCCAAGGCCTCCGTTCAGTTCTACAAACGCATCATTAAGTCTAATGGATTTCCCAATCAGAGAGAG GTTGAGAACTGGAAAAGGAAGGCTACAGAGACTTGCTCCACCAGCAATCAGCTCCTGGCTGCAG AAGAACAGCGGAATACAGCTGCCAATATTCTAAGACTTATTCATG ATCCTTTAACCAGCCACATGGAGATGGTGACCGAGGTTGTGGTTCCCACAGTGTGCACCCTGTGCATTTTGATCAGCGCCGTCTTTCTCATGTTCCTACTCCGCAAACGCAATTAA
- the LOC141345313 gene encoding protein zwilch homolog, with protein MGSKIVSDANAFVKFLKLCQDENKENCTYMDDISVLLVEKEELLHDIITGNQPIFVCEKAQPKCEPEAAETTADSSVVEETLFKMVQDPGPQPLSVMKARQLLSWYTMAHNPNMPQVEAPRTLPPLWVRCDKSDPCATAWLGVETVYSGNKTCGVKLYTVSCKGPTADETSFATLDELKREHEKRHHASTVATKGYAQYNLFCSLKEESMMFESQSSVIASLTWNNVEKVLECPPLSSKASLNIKVAVGDIRSPLYQTHREMEFLLALAEGLRTGETEWLEPMETQSAVDLTRSLVEELENVSQGVAGHAAKASGKQKVKTDATAAFSSMVIERGDLDFTEQLWEKMRKSVTSYQDITECLKIVVKAVKLGKIKPWIHKDSNSTLSKMIVQSYQQQIDAMPLTGLTPANMLLELGLDKIRKDFINYLVGKELTTLNYLSYYLDTEVDLQEQVIRVRKLHHLLEILGTCSTFLSLPHDRLFLFTQSCLQYYKTSNYDEDHVFQLQIKPALISYFYEKEQPFSWAMEVSSGQGSKEVKTALYLSDKSLVDHISFDLDVPLDVSVNGESEMSYYRTLVSCSLISFT; from the exons ATGGGTTCCAAAATAGTTTCGGACGCCAACGCGTTTGTTAAATTTCTGAA GTTGTGCCAAGATGAAAATAAAGAGAACTGCACGTATATG gaTGATATTTCTGTACTATTGGTGGAGAAGGAAGAACTTTTGCACGACATAATCACTGGAAATCAGCCTATCTTTGTCTGTGAGAAAGCA CAACCAAAGTGTGAACCAGAAGCTGCAGAAACTACAGCTGACTCCAGTGTTGTTGAAGAGACACTCTTTAAAATGGTGCAAGATCCAGGACCTCAGCCGCTCTCTGTCATGAAAGCAAG GCAGCTGTTGTCGTGGTACACCATGGCTCATAACCCCAACATGCCTCAAGTGGAAGCCCCTAGGACTCTGCCCCCTCTCTGGGTCCGTTGTGACAAATCTGACCCATGTGCCACTGCCTGGCTTGGAGTAGAAACTGTCTACAGTGGGAACAAAACCTGTGGCGTCAAACTGTATACAGTCAGCTGCAAAG GTCCAACTGCAGATGAAACCTCTTTCGCCACATTGGATGAGCTCAAACGAGAGCATGAGAAAAGACACCATGCATCAACA gtgGCGACCAAAGGCTATGCACAGTACAACCTGTTTTGTTCCTTAAAAGAGGAAAGCATGATGTTTGAGTCCCAGAGCAGTGTAATAGCGAGTCTCACATGGAACAATGTGGAGAAAGTCTTGGAGTGTCCTCCCTTGTCTTCTAAAGCATCTCTG AATATCAAAGTCGCAGTTGGAGACATAAGGAGTCCATTGTATCAGACCCACAGAGAGATGGAGTTCCTTCTG GCTCTGGCAGAGGGTTTGAGAACAGGGGAAACTGAATGGTTGGAACCAATGGAGACTCAGTCTGCAGTGGACCTGACTAGATCACTCGTAGAAG AGCTTGAGAATGTTTCACAAGGAGTAGCAGGACACGCTGCCAAAGCTTCTGGG AAACAGAAAGTTAAGACAGATGCTACAGCAGCCTTCAGCTCGATGGTGATTGAGAGAGGAGACCTAGACTTTACAGAACAACTGTGGGAGAAGATGAGGAAGA GTGTAACTTCATATCAAGACATAACAGAATGCCTGAAAATTGTTGTCAAAGCAGTGAAACTTGGTAAAATCAAACCATGG atccACAAAGACAGCAATAGCACTCTCAGTAAAATGATTGTGCAGTCCTACCAGCAGCAGATAGATGCCATGCCTCTCACTGGCCTCACACCTGCTAATATGCTGCTAGAGCTCGGCCTGGACAAAATCAGGAAAGACTTCATCAACTACCTTGTtg GAAAGGAACTTACAACTCTCAACTATTTG AGTTACTACTTGGACACAGAGGTGGACCTGCAGGAGCAGGTGATAAGAGTGAGGAAACTGCACCACCTGCTGGAGATCCTGGGCACCTGCAGCACTTTCCTTAGTCTTCCTCATGATCGCCTATTCCTTTTCACTCA GTCCTGTTTGCAATACTACAAAACATCCAACTATGATGAGGACCACGTCTTCCAGCTGCAAATTAAGCCTGCGCTTATTAGCTACTTTTATGAGAA aGAACAGCCGTTCTCTTGGGCTATGGAGGTGTCCAGTGGACAGGGGTCAAAGGAAGTCAAAACAGCATTGTATCTCAGTGACAAGTCTTTAGTAGACCACATCAGTTTTGACTTGG ATGTACCTCTGGATGTGTCTGTGAATGGAGAAAGTGAGATGTCTTACTACAGGACCTTGGTGAGCTGTAGTCTCATCAGCTTCACTTAA
- the LOC141345236 gene encoding large ribosomal subunit protein uL4-like yields the protein MACARPLISVFSEKGERSGKNVVLPAVFRAPIRPDVVNFVHTNMRKNKRQPYAVSELAGHQTSAESWGTGRAVARIPRVRGGGTHRSGQGAFGNMCRGGRMFAPTKTWRRWHRRINVNQKRYAICSALAASALPALVMAKGHRIEEIPEVPLVVDDKVEGYKKTKEAVLLLKKLKAWNDIKKVYASQRMRAGKGKMRNRRRIQRKGPCIIYNEDNGVTRAFRNIPGITLQSVSRLDLLKIAPGGHVGRFCIWTEGAFRKLDDLYGTWRKASSLKVDYNLPMHKMNVTDLHRIMKSEEVQKALRPARRRVHRRVFKKNPLKNLRVMLKLNPYAKSVRRRAIMAQKPEVKAKMLKPKKKRVIKKVKAKKPAAAPAKE from the exons ATG GCTTGTGCCCGACCGTTAATCTCGGTCTTCTCCGAGAAAGGAGAGAGATCTGGCAAAAATGTGGTTCTGCCTGCAGTTTTCAGGGCTCCCATCCGCCCTGATGTTGTGAACTTCGTGCATACCAACATGCGCAAGAACAAGCGCCAGCCCTACGCTGTCAGCGAACTGGCCG GTCACCAGACCAGCGCTGAGTCCTGGGGCACAGGAAGAGCCGTGGCCCGTATCCCCCGTGTGCGTGGTGGTGGTACCCACCGCTCCGGACAGGGTGCTTTCGGAAAC ATGTGTCGTGGTGGCCGCATGTTTGCCCCCACAAAGACCTGGCGCCGTTGGCACCGCAGGATCAATGTTAACCAGAAGCGTTATGCCATCTGCTCTGCACTGGCTGCCTCTGCTTTGCCTGCCCTGGTCATGGCCAAAG GTCACCGCATTGAGGAGATTCCTGAGGTCCCACTTGTTGTTGACGATAAAGTTGAGGGATACAAGAAGACTAAGGAGGCCGTGCTTCTGTTGAAGAAGCTTAAGGCGTGGAACGACATCAAGAAG GTTTACGCTTCTCAGCGTATGCGTGCCGGTAAGGGTAAGATGAGGAACCGAAGGCGTATCCAGCGTAAGGGACCATGCATCATCTACAACGAAGACAACGGTGTGACACGGGCTTTCAGAAACATCCCTG GCATCACACTGCAGTCTGTGAGCAGATTGGATCTGTTGAAGATTGCTCCTGGTGGACACGTTGGACGCTTTTGCATTTGGACAGAGGGTGCATTCCGCAAACTGGATGACCTCTATGGAACTTGGCGCAAAGCCTCCTCACTCAAAGTGGACTACAA CTTGCCCATGCACAAAATGAACGTCACAGATCTGCACAGAATCATGAAGAGCGAGGAGGTCCAGAAGGCACTTCGTCCTGCTAG ACGCAGGGTTCATCGCAGAGTGTTTAAGAAGAACCCTCTGAAGAACCTGAGAGTGATGCTGAAGCTCAACCCCTATGCCAAGTCAGTTCGTCGTCGTGCTATCATGGCACAAAAGCCTGAA GTCAAGGCCAAGATGCTGAAACCCAAGAAGAAGAGGGTTATAAAGAAAGTCAAGGCAAAGAAGCCTGCAGCTGCTCCAGCTAAAGAATAA
- the LOC141346105 gene encoding lactase-like protein isoform X2 has product MMLSHRVGRACHVLVLVLCLSAAEDFNWSANNHDSFYYGTFPNGFSWGAGSSAYQTEGAWDKDGKGLSIWDVFTHKKGKTFLNDTGDSSCEGYYRIKDDISLMNELNLNHYRFSISWPRIMPTGIRSDHVNEKGVKYYGALIDELLEHNITPIVTLYHWDLPQVLQEKYGGWQNISMINYFNDFANLCFERYGDRVKHWITFNNPWSVAVEGYETGEHAPGLKLKGTGAYRAAHHIIKAHAKVWHTYDTQWRQKQRGMVGISLSGDWGEPVDITNKKDIEAAERYVQFYIGWFATPIFHGDYPQVMKDFIGRKSAQQGLGTSRLPTFSSQEKSYIKGTSDFLGVGHFTTRYITQKSFPSNRGSTYFSDRDIAELVDPRWPDPGSEWLYSVPWGFRRLLNFIKTQYGNPTIFVTENGVSEKMLCTELCDDWRIQYYKGYINEMLKAIRDGVNVKGYTAWSLLDKFEWDEGYSERFGLYYVDFRNKNKPRYPKASVQFYKRIIKSNGFPNQREVENWKRKATETCSTSNQLLAADPLTSHMEMVTEVVVPTVCTLCILISAVFLMFLLRKRN; this is encoded by the exons ATGATGCTGTCACACCGAGTTGGACGAGCGTGTCATGTGCTTGTGCTGGTGTTGTGTCTGTCTGCGGCTGAGGACTTCAACTGGTCAGCGAACAACCACGACTCCTTCTATTATGGCACTTTTCCAAATG GATTTTCGTGGGGCGCCGGCAGTTCAGCCTATCAAACAGAAGGAGCCTGGGACAAAGATGGGAAAGGACTGAGCATCTGGGACGTGTTCACTCATAAGAAGGGAAAGACGTTTTTGAATGATACTGGAGACTCTTCATGTGAGGGATACTACAGAATCAAG GATGATATTTCACTGATGAACGAGCTGAATCTAAATCACTATCGGTTCTCCATCTCCTGGCCCAGGATCATGCCAACTGGAATCAGGT CTGACCATGTGAATGAGAAAGGAGTGAAGTACTATGGTGCTCTTATTGATGAGCTGCTTGAACACAACATCACCCCCATTGTGACCCTTTATCATTGGGACCTACCACAG GTTTTGCAGGAGAAATATGGTGGATGGCAGAACATCAGCATGATTAATTATTTCAACGACTTTGCCAATCTTTGCTTTGAACGCTATGGGGACCGTGTCAAGCACTGGATAACTTTTAATAACCCATGG TCAGTGGCAGTGGAGGGGTATGAAACTGGAGAACATGCTCCAGGACTGAAGCTTAAAGGCACAGGGGCCTACAGAGCAGCTCACCACATCATTAAG GCACATGCTAAGGTTTGGCACACTTACGATACTCAGTGGCGACAGAAACAAAGAG GTATGGTGGGCATTTCACTGTCTGGGGACTGGGGAGAGCCTGTAGATATCACTAACAAGAAGGACATTGAGGCTGCAGAGAGATATGTCCAGTTTTACATAGGCTGGTTTGCTACACCCATCTTTCATGGAGATTATcctcaagtgatgaaggatttcaTAG GGAGGAAAAGCGCACAGCAGGGTTTGGGAACGTCTCGCCTTCCCACCTTTTCTTCTCAGGAGAAGAGTTACATCAAAGGCACCTCTGACTTTCTAGGAGTGGGGCACTTCACCACACGCTACATTACCCAAAAGAGCTTTCCTTCCAACCGTGGCTCCACCTACTTCTCAGATCGGGACATAGCAGAGCTGGTTGACCCACGTTGGCCTGATCCTGGTTCGGAGTGGCTCTACTCGGTTCCTTGGGGCTTCCGCCGTCTGCTCAACTTTATAAAG ACTCAATATGGAAACCCCACGATCTTCGTCACTGAGAACGGGGTCTCAGAGAAGATGTTGTGCACAGAACTGTGTGATGACTGGAGGATACAGTATTACAAGGGTTACATCAATGAGATGCTCAAAG CTATCAGGGATGGAGTGAATGTGAAGGGCTACACCGCTTGGTCTCTTCTGGACAAGTTTGAGTGGGATGAGGGCTATTCAGAGAGGTTCGGCCTGTACTATGTGGACTTCAGGAACAAAAATAAGCCTCGCTACCCCAAGGCCTCCGTTCAGTTCTACAAACGCATCATTAAGTCTAATGGATTTCCCAATCAGAGAGAG GTTGAGAACTGGAAAAGGAAGGCTACAGAGACTTGCTCCACCAGCAATCAGCTCCTGGCTGCAG ATCCTTTAACCAGCCACATGGAGATGGTGACCGAGGTTGTGGTTCCCACAGTGTGCACCCTGTGCATTTTGATCAGCGCCGTCTTTCTCATGTTCCTACTCCGCAAACGCAATTAA